The following proteins are co-located in the Triticum aestivum cultivar Chinese Spring chromosome 1A, IWGSC CS RefSeq v2.1, whole genome shotgun sequence genome:
- the LOC123068879 gene encoding shaggy-related protein kinase kappa isoform X3 has product MAYSGQRHAGAAGSSSRQGNGLKGQASSVEFLGRRMVGMQLRDAKPDDADDERDNEPDVVADSGSEAGQIIATTIRGRNGLPKQVKSVSYIAEHVVGTGSFGVVFQAKCRETGEVVAIKKVLQDKRYKNRELQIMHMLDHPNIVGLKHYFFSTTERNELYLNLVLEFVPETVNRMARQYNRMNQRVPLIYVKLYTYQICRALAYIHNCVGICHRDIKPQNVLVNPHTHQLKICDFGSAKVLVKGEPNISYICSRYYRAPELIFGATEYTTAIDLWSTGCVMAELLLGQPLFPGESGVDQLVEIIKVLGTPTREEIKCMNPNYTEFKFPQIKAHPWHKVFQKKLPPEAMDLVSRFLQYSPDLRCTAMEACMHPFFDELRDPNTCLPNGRPLPPLFNFRSQELNSIPPEVVERLVPEHARRQNLFMALRT; this is encoded by the exons ATGGCGTATTCTGGGCAGAGGCATGCCGGTGCCGCCGGGAGCTCGTCGCGGCAGGGGAATGGCTTGAAGGGGCAGGCCAGCTCAGTCGAGTTCCTGGGAAGGAGGATGGTGGGGATGCAGCTCAGAGATGCAAAGCCAGatgatgctgatgatgaaagg GACAATGAGCCAGATGTGGTTGCAGATTCTGGTTCTGAAGCTGGTCAAATAATTGCAACCACAATCCGTGGTCGAAATGGTCTGCCTAAACAGGTAAAG TCCGTCAGTTACATTGCTGAACATGTGGTTGGAACTGGTTCTTTTGGGGTTGTATTTCAG GCGAAATGTCGAGAAACAGGAGAAGTCGTTGCCATCAAAAAGGTTCTTCAAGATAAGCGTTACAAAAACAGGGAATTGCAAATTATGCATATGCTTGACCATCCGAACATTGTTGGTCTTAAGCATTACTTCTTCTCAACCACTGAAAGGAATGAGCTTTATCTTAATCTTGTCCTTGAGTTCGTTCCAGAGACAGTAAACCGGATGGCAAGACAGTACAACAGAATGAATCAAAGAGTGCCCCTCATTTATGTCAAACTATACACTTATCAG ATATGTCGAGCACTTGCTTATATACACAACTGTGTTGGCATCTGCCACCGTGATATCAAACCACAGAACGTTCTC GTTAACCCACATACACACCAGCTTAAAATATGTGATTTTGGCAGTGCAAAGGTCTTG GTCAAGGGAGAGCCAAATATCTCCTACATATGCTCAAGATACTACCGAGCACCAGAACTCATATTTGGTGCAACTGAATATACTACGGCCATTGATTTGTGGTCCACAGGCTGTGTCATGGCAGAGCTGCTTCTTGGACAG CCTCTTTTTCCTGGGGAAAGTGGAGTTGATCAGCTGGTTGAGATTATCAAG GTCTTGGgtactccaacaagggaagagatCAAGTGCATGAATCCAAACTACACGGAGTTCAAGTTCCCACAAATTAAGGCTCACCCATGGCACAAG GTTTTTCAGAAAAAGCTTCCACCTGAAGCAATGGACCTTGTCAGCAGGTTTCTCCAATACTCGCCAGATCTTCGGTGCACTGCT ATGGAAGCCTGCATGCACCCGTTCTTTGATGAGTTGAGAGATCCAAACACCTGTCTACCTAACGGCCGCCCTCTACCTCCCCTCTTCAACTTCAGATCTCAAG AGCTAAACAGTATACCTCCAGAAGTCGTCGAGCGCCTGGTTCCGGAGCACGCGAGAAGGCAGAACCTGTTCATGGCGCTCCGCACCTAG
- the LOC123068879 gene encoding shaggy-related protein kinase kappa isoform X7 → MSNYTLIRYVEHLLIYTTVLASATVISNHRTFSLTHIHTSLKYVILAVQRSWSRESQISPTYAQDTTEHQNSYLVQLNILRPLICGPQAVSWQSCFLDSLFFLGKVELISWLRLSSALQVLGTPTREEIKCMNPNYTEFKFPQIKAHPWHKVFQKKLPPEAMDLVSRFLQYSPDLRCTAMEACMHPFFDELRDPNTCLPNGRPLPPLFNFRSQELNSIPPEVVERLVPEHARRQNLFMALRT, encoded by the exons ATGTCAAACTATACACTTATCAG ATATGTCGAGCACTTGCTTATATACACAACTGTGTTGGCATCTGCCACCGTGATATCAAACCACAGAACGTTCTC GTTAACCCACATACACACCAGCTTAAAATATGTGATTTTGGCAGTGCAAAGGTCTTG GTCAAGGGAGAGCCAAATATCTCCTACATATGCTCAAGATACTACCGAGCACCAGAACTCATATTTGGTGCAACTGAATATACTACGGCCATTGATTTGTGGTCCACAGGCTGTGTCATGGCAGAGCTGCTTCTTGGACAG CCTCTTTTTCCTGGGGAAAGTGGAGTTGATCAGCTGGTTGAGATTATCAAG TGCCTTGCAGGTCTTGGgtactccaacaagggaagagatCAAGTGCATGAATCCAAACTACACGGAGTTCAAGTTCCCACAAATTAAGGCTCACCCATGGCACAAG GTTTTTCAGAAAAAGCTTCCACCTGAAGCAATGGACCTTGTCAGCAGGTTTCTCCAATACTCGCCAGATCTTCGGTGCACTGCT ATGGAAGCCTGCATGCACCCGTTCTTTGATGAGTTGAGAGATCCAAACACCTGTCTACCTAACGGCCGCCCTCTACCTCCCCTCTTCAACTTCAGATCTCAAG AGCTAAACAGTATACCTCCAGAAGTCGTCGAGCGCCTGGTTCCGGAGCACGCGAGAAGGCAGAACCTGTTCATGGCGCTCCGCACCTAG
- the LOC123068879 gene encoding shaggy-related protein kinase kappa isoform X1 yields the protein MAYSGQRHAGAAGSSSRQGNGLKGQASSVEFLGRRMVGMQLRDAKPDDADDERDNEPDVVADSGSEAGQIIATTIRGRNGLPKQVKSVSYIAEHVVGTGSFGVVFQAKCRETGEVVAIKKVLQDKRYKNRELQIMHMLDHPNIVGLKHYFFSTTERNELYLNLVLEFVPETVNRMARQYNRMNQRVPLIYVKLYTYQICRALAYIHNCVGICHRDIKPQNVLVNPHTHQLKICDFGSAKVLVKGEPNISYICSRYYRAPELIFGATEYTTAIDLWSTGCVMAELLLGQVLFTHIVISFYSVAASHNIHPCSLFFLGKVELISWLRLSSHSALQVLGTPTREEIKCMNPNYTEFKFPQIKAHPWHKVFQKKLPPEAMDLVSRFLQYSPDLRCTAMEACMHPFFDELRDPNTCLPNGRPLPPLFNFRSQELNSIPPEVVERLVPEHARRQNLFMALRT from the exons ATGGCGTATTCTGGGCAGAGGCATGCCGGTGCCGCCGGGAGCTCGTCGCGGCAGGGGAATGGCTTGAAGGGGCAGGCCAGCTCAGTCGAGTTCCTGGGAAGGAGGATGGTGGGGATGCAGCTCAGAGATGCAAAGCCAGatgatgctgatgatgaaagg GACAATGAGCCAGATGTGGTTGCAGATTCTGGTTCTGAAGCTGGTCAAATAATTGCAACCACAATCCGTGGTCGAAATGGTCTGCCTAAACAGGTAAAG TCCGTCAGTTACATTGCTGAACATGTGGTTGGAACTGGTTCTTTTGGGGTTGTATTTCAG GCGAAATGTCGAGAAACAGGAGAAGTCGTTGCCATCAAAAAGGTTCTTCAAGATAAGCGTTACAAAAACAGGGAATTGCAAATTATGCATATGCTTGACCATCCGAACATTGTTGGTCTTAAGCATTACTTCTTCTCAACCACTGAAAGGAATGAGCTTTATCTTAATCTTGTCCTTGAGTTCGTTCCAGAGACAGTAAACCGGATGGCAAGACAGTACAACAGAATGAATCAAAGAGTGCCCCTCATTTATGTCAAACTATACACTTATCAG ATATGTCGAGCACTTGCTTATATACACAACTGTGTTGGCATCTGCCACCGTGATATCAAACCACAGAACGTTCTC GTTAACCCACATACACACCAGCTTAAAATATGTGATTTTGGCAGTGCAAAGGTCTTG GTCAAGGGAGAGCCAAATATCTCCTACATATGCTCAAGATACTACCGAGCACCAGAACTCATATTTGGTGCAACTGAATATACTACGGCCATTGATTTGTGGTCCACAGGCTGTGTCATGGCAGAGCTGCTTCTTGGACAGGTTTTGTTCACGCATATAGTCATTTCATTTTACTCTGTAGCTGCTTCTCATAATATTCATCCATGCAGCCTCTTTTTCCTGGGGAAAGTGGAGTTGATCAGCTGGTTGAGATTATCAAG TCATAGTGCCTTGCAGGTCTTGGgtactccaacaagggaagagatCAAGTGCATGAATCCAAACTACACGGAGTTCAAGTTCCCACAAATTAAGGCTCACCCATGGCACAAG GTTTTTCAGAAAAAGCTTCCACCTGAAGCAATGGACCTTGTCAGCAGGTTTCTCCAATACTCGCCAGATCTTCGGTGCACTGCT ATGGAAGCCTGCATGCACCCGTTCTTTGATGAGTTGAGAGATCCAAACACCTGTCTACCTAACGGCCGCCCTCTACCTCCCCTCTTCAACTTCAGATCTCAAG AGCTAAACAGTATACCTCCAGAAGTCGTCGAGCGCCTGGTTCCGGAGCACGCGAGAAGGCAGAACCTGTTCATGGCGCTCCGCACCTAG
- the LOC123068879 gene encoding shaggy-related protein kinase kappa isoform X6: MSNYTLIRYVEHLLIYTTVLASATVISNHRTFSLTHIHTSLKYVILAVQRSWSRESQISPTYAQDTTEHQNSYLVQLNILRPLICGPQAVSWQSCFLDSLFFLGKVELISWLRLSSHSALQVLGTPTREEIKCMNPNYTEFKFPQIKAHPWHKVFQKKLPPEAMDLVSRFLQYSPDLRCTAMEACMHPFFDELRDPNTCLPNGRPLPPLFNFRSQELNSIPPEVVERLVPEHARRQNLFMALRT, encoded by the exons ATGTCAAACTATACACTTATCAG ATATGTCGAGCACTTGCTTATATACACAACTGTGTTGGCATCTGCCACCGTGATATCAAACCACAGAACGTTCTC GTTAACCCACATACACACCAGCTTAAAATATGTGATTTTGGCAGTGCAAAGGTCTTG GTCAAGGGAGAGCCAAATATCTCCTACATATGCTCAAGATACTACCGAGCACCAGAACTCATATTTGGTGCAACTGAATATACTACGGCCATTGATTTGTGGTCCACAGGCTGTGTCATGGCAGAGCTGCTTCTTGGACAG CCTCTTTTTCCTGGGGAAAGTGGAGTTGATCAGCTGGTTGAGATTATCAAG TCATAGTGCCTTGCAGGTCTTGGgtactccaacaagggaagagatCAAGTGCATGAATCCAAACTACACGGAGTTCAAGTTCCCACAAATTAAGGCTCACCCATGGCACAAG GTTTTTCAGAAAAAGCTTCCACCTGAAGCAATGGACCTTGTCAGCAGGTTTCTCCAATACTCGCCAGATCTTCGGTGCACTGCT ATGGAAGCCTGCATGCACCCGTTCTTTGATGAGTTGAGAGATCCAAACACCTGTCTACCTAACGGCCGCCCTCTACCTCCCCTCTTCAACTTCAGATCTCAAG AGCTAAACAGTATACCTCCAGAAGTCGTCGAGCGCCTGGTTCCGGAGCACGCGAGAAGGCAGAACCTGTTCATGGCGCTCCGCACCTAG
- the LOC123068879 gene encoding shaggy-related protein kinase delta isoform X5 encodes MAYSGQRHAGAAGSSSRQGNGLKGQASSVEFLGRRMVGMQLRDAKPDDADDERDNEPDVVADSGSEAGQIIATTIRGRNGLPKQVKSVSYIAEHVVGTGSFGVVFQAKCRETGEVVAIKKVLQDKRYKNRELQIMHMLDHPNIVGLKHYFFSTTERNELYLNLVLEFVPETVNRMARQYNRMNQRVPLIYVKLYTYQICRALAYIHNCVGICHRDIKPQNVLVKGEPNISYICSRYYRAPELIFGATEYTTAIDLWSTGCVMAELLLGQPLFPGESGVDQLVEIIKVLGTPTREEIKCMNPNYTEFKFPQIKAHPWHKVFQKKLPPEAMDLVSRFLQYSPDLRCTAMEACMHPFFDELRDPNTCLPNGRPLPPLFNFRSQELNSIPPEVVERLVPEHARRQNLFMALRT; translated from the exons ATGGCGTATTCTGGGCAGAGGCATGCCGGTGCCGCCGGGAGCTCGTCGCGGCAGGGGAATGGCTTGAAGGGGCAGGCCAGCTCAGTCGAGTTCCTGGGAAGGAGGATGGTGGGGATGCAGCTCAGAGATGCAAAGCCAGatgatgctgatgatgaaagg GACAATGAGCCAGATGTGGTTGCAGATTCTGGTTCTGAAGCTGGTCAAATAATTGCAACCACAATCCGTGGTCGAAATGGTCTGCCTAAACAGGTAAAG TCCGTCAGTTACATTGCTGAACATGTGGTTGGAACTGGTTCTTTTGGGGTTGTATTTCAG GCGAAATGTCGAGAAACAGGAGAAGTCGTTGCCATCAAAAAGGTTCTTCAAGATAAGCGTTACAAAAACAGGGAATTGCAAATTATGCATATGCTTGACCATCCGAACATTGTTGGTCTTAAGCATTACTTCTTCTCAACCACTGAAAGGAATGAGCTTTATCTTAATCTTGTCCTTGAGTTCGTTCCAGAGACAGTAAACCGGATGGCAAGACAGTACAACAGAATGAATCAAAGAGTGCCCCTCATTTATGTCAAACTATACACTTATCAG ATATGTCGAGCACTTGCTTATATACACAACTGTGTTGGCATCTGCCACCGTGATATCAAACCACAGAACGTTCTC GTCAAGGGAGAGCCAAATATCTCCTACATATGCTCAAGATACTACCGAGCACCAGAACTCATATTTGGTGCAACTGAATATACTACGGCCATTGATTTGTGGTCCACAGGCTGTGTCATGGCAGAGCTGCTTCTTGGACAG CCTCTTTTTCCTGGGGAAAGTGGAGTTGATCAGCTGGTTGAGATTATCAAG GTCTTGGgtactccaacaagggaagagatCAAGTGCATGAATCCAAACTACACGGAGTTCAAGTTCCCACAAATTAAGGCTCACCCATGGCACAAG GTTTTTCAGAAAAAGCTTCCACCTGAAGCAATGGACCTTGTCAGCAGGTTTCTCCAATACTCGCCAGATCTTCGGTGCACTGCT ATGGAAGCCTGCATGCACCCGTTCTTTGATGAGTTGAGAGATCCAAACACCTGTCTACCTAACGGCCGCCCTCTACCTCCCCTCTTCAACTTCAGATCTCAAG AGCTAAACAGTATACCTCCAGAAGTCGTCGAGCGCCTGGTTCCGGAGCACGCGAGAAGGCAGAACCTGTTCATGGCGCTCCGCACCTAG
- the LOC123068879 gene encoding shaggy-related protein kinase kappa isoform X2: MAYSGQRHAGAAGSSSRQGNGLKGQASSVEFLGRRMVGMQLRDAKPDDADDERDNEPDVVADSGSEAGQIIATTIRGRNGLPKQSVSYIAEHVVGTGSFGVVFQAKCRETGEVVAIKKVLQDKRYKNRELQIMHMLDHPNIVGLKHYFFSTTERNELYLNLVLEFVPETVNRMARQYNRMNQRVPLIYVKLYTYQICRALAYIHNCVGICHRDIKPQNVLVNPHTHQLKICDFGSAKVLVKGEPNISYICSRYYRAPELIFGATEYTTAIDLWSTGCVMAELLLGQVLFTHIVISFYSVAASHNIHPCSLFFLGKVELISWLRLSSHSALQVLGTPTREEIKCMNPNYTEFKFPQIKAHPWHKVFQKKLPPEAMDLVSRFLQYSPDLRCTAMEACMHPFFDELRDPNTCLPNGRPLPPLFNFRSQELNSIPPEVVERLVPEHARRQNLFMALRT, translated from the exons ATGGCGTATTCTGGGCAGAGGCATGCCGGTGCCGCCGGGAGCTCGTCGCGGCAGGGGAATGGCTTGAAGGGGCAGGCCAGCTCAGTCGAGTTCCTGGGAAGGAGGATGGTGGGGATGCAGCTCAGAGATGCAAAGCCAGatgatgctgatgatgaaagg GACAATGAGCCAGATGTGGTTGCAGATTCTGGTTCTGAAGCTGGTCAAATAATTGCAACCACAATCCGTGGTCGAAATGGTCTGCCTAAACAG TCCGTCAGTTACATTGCTGAACATGTGGTTGGAACTGGTTCTTTTGGGGTTGTATTTCAG GCGAAATGTCGAGAAACAGGAGAAGTCGTTGCCATCAAAAAGGTTCTTCAAGATAAGCGTTACAAAAACAGGGAATTGCAAATTATGCATATGCTTGACCATCCGAACATTGTTGGTCTTAAGCATTACTTCTTCTCAACCACTGAAAGGAATGAGCTTTATCTTAATCTTGTCCTTGAGTTCGTTCCAGAGACAGTAAACCGGATGGCAAGACAGTACAACAGAATGAATCAAAGAGTGCCCCTCATTTATGTCAAACTATACACTTATCAG ATATGTCGAGCACTTGCTTATATACACAACTGTGTTGGCATCTGCCACCGTGATATCAAACCACAGAACGTTCTC GTTAACCCACATACACACCAGCTTAAAATATGTGATTTTGGCAGTGCAAAGGTCTTG GTCAAGGGAGAGCCAAATATCTCCTACATATGCTCAAGATACTACCGAGCACCAGAACTCATATTTGGTGCAACTGAATATACTACGGCCATTGATTTGTGGTCCACAGGCTGTGTCATGGCAGAGCTGCTTCTTGGACAGGTTTTGTTCACGCATATAGTCATTTCATTTTACTCTGTAGCTGCTTCTCATAATATTCATCCATGCAGCCTCTTTTTCCTGGGGAAAGTGGAGTTGATCAGCTGGTTGAGATTATCAAG TCATAGTGCCTTGCAGGTCTTGGgtactccaacaagggaagagatCAAGTGCATGAATCCAAACTACACGGAGTTCAAGTTCCCACAAATTAAGGCTCACCCATGGCACAAG GTTTTTCAGAAAAAGCTTCCACCTGAAGCAATGGACCTTGTCAGCAGGTTTCTCCAATACTCGCCAGATCTTCGGTGCACTGCT ATGGAAGCCTGCATGCACCCGTTCTTTGATGAGTTGAGAGATCCAAACACCTGTCTACCTAACGGCCGCCCTCTACCTCCCCTCTTCAACTTCAGATCTCAAG AGCTAAACAGTATACCTCCAGAAGTCGTCGAGCGCCTGGTTCCGGAGCACGCGAGAAGGCAGAACCTGTTCATGGCGCTCCGCACCTAG
- the LOC123068879 gene encoding shaggy-related protein kinase kappa isoform X9, whose protein sequence is MSNYTLIRYVEHLLIYTTVLASATVISNHRTFSSRESQISPTYAQDTTEHQNSYLVQLNILRPLICGPQAVSWQSCFLDSLFFLGKVELISWLRLSSALQVLGTPTREEIKCMNPNYTEFKFPQIKAHPWHKVFQKKLPPEAMDLVSRFLQYSPDLRCTAMEACMHPFFDELRDPNTCLPNGRPLPPLFNFRSQELNSIPPEVVERLVPEHARRQNLFMALRT, encoded by the exons ATGTCAAACTATACACTTATCAG ATATGTCGAGCACTTGCTTATATACACAACTGTGTTGGCATCTGCCACCGTGATATCAAACCACAGAACGTTCTC GTCAAGGGAGAGCCAAATATCTCCTACATATGCTCAAGATACTACCGAGCACCAGAACTCATATTTGGTGCAACTGAATATACTACGGCCATTGATTTGTGGTCCACAGGCTGTGTCATGGCAGAGCTGCTTCTTGGACAG CCTCTTTTTCCTGGGGAAAGTGGAGTTGATCAGCTGGTTGAGATTATCAAG TGCCTTGCAGGTCTTGGgtactccaacaagggaagagatCAAGTGCATGAATCCAAACTACACGGAGTTCAAGTTCCCACAAATTAAGGCTCACCCATGGCACAAG GTTTTTCAGAAAAAGCTTCCACCTGAAGCAATGGACCTTGTCAGCAGGTTTCTCCAATACTCGCCAGATCTTCGGTGCACTGCT ATGGAAGCCTGCATGCACCCGTTCTTTGATGAGTTGAGAGATCCAAACACCTGTCTACCTAACGGCCGCCCTCTACCTCCCCTCTTCAACTTCAGATCTCAAG AGCTAAACAGTATACCTCCAGAAGTCGTCGAGCGCCTGGTTCCGGAGCACGCGAGAAGGCAGAACCTGTTCATGGCGCTCCGCACCTAG
- the LOC123068879 gene encoding shaggy-related protein kinase kappa isoform X4 gives MAYSGQRHAGAAGSSSRQGNGLKGQASSVEFLGRRMVGMQLRDAKPDDADDERDNEPDVVADSGSEAGQIIATTIRGRNGLPKQSVSYIAEHVVGTGSFGVVFQAKCRETGEVVAIKKVLQDKRYKNRELQIMHMLDHPNIVGLKHYFFSTTERNELYLNLVLEFVPETVNRMARQYNRMNQRVPLIYVKLYTYQICRALAYIHNCVGICHRDIKPQNVLVNPHTHQLKICDFGSAKVLVKGEPNISYICSRYYRAPELIFGATEYTTAIDLWSTGCVMAELLLGQPLFPGESGVDQLVEIIKVLGTPTREEIKCMNPNYTEFKFPQIKAHPWHKVFQKKLPPEAMDLVSRFLQYSPDLRCTAMEACMHPFFDELRDPNTCLPNGRPLPPLFNFRSQELNSIPPEVVERLVPEHARRQNLFMALRT, from the exons ATGGCGTATTCTGGGCAGAGGCATGCCGGTGCCGCCGGGAGCTCGTCGCGGCAGGGGAATGGCTTGAAGGGGCAGGCCAGCTCAGTCGAGTTCCTGGGAAGGAGGATGGTGGGGATGCAGCTCAGAGATGCAAAGCCAGatgatgctgatgatgaaagg GACAATGAGCCAGATGTGGTTGCAGATTCTGGTTCTGAAGCTGGTCAAATAATTGCAACCACAATCCGTGGTCGAAATGGTCTGCCTAAACAG TCCGTCAGTTACATTGCTGAACATGTGGTTGGAACTGGTTCTTTTGGGGTTGTATTTCAG GCGAAATGTCGAGAAACAGGAGAAGTCGTTGCCATCAAAAAGGTTCTTCAAGATAAGCGTTACAAAAACAGGGAATTGCAAATTATGCATATGCTTGACCATCCGAACATTGTTGGTCTTAAGCATTACTTCTTCTCAACCACTGAAAGGAATGAGCTTTATCTTAATCTTGTCCTTGAGTTCGTTCCAGAGACAGTAAACCGGATGGCAAGACAGTACAACAGAATGAATCAAAGAGTGCCCCTCATTTATGTCAAACTATACACTTATCAG ATATGTCGAGCACTTGCTTATATACACAACTGTGTTGGCATCTGCCACCGTGATATCAAACCACAGAACGTTCTC GTTAACCCACATACACACCAGCTTAAAATATGTGATTTTGGCAGTGCAAAGGTCTTG GTCAAGGGAGAGCCAAATATCTCCTACATATGCTCAAGATACTACCGAGCACCAGAACTCATATTTGGTGCAACTGAATATACTACGGCCATTGATTTGTGGTCCACAGGCTGTGTCATGGCAGAGCTGCTTCTTGGACAG CCTCTTTTTCCTGGGGAAAGTGGAGTTGATCAGCTGGTTGAGATTATCAAG GTCTTGGgtactccaacaagggaagagatCAAGTGCATGAATCCAAACTACACGGAGTTCAAGTTCCCACAAATTAAGGCTCACCCATGGCACAAG GTTTTTCAGAAAAAGCTTCCACCTGAAGCAATGGACCTTGTCAGCAGGTTTCTCCAATACTCGCCAGATCTTCGGTGCACTGCT ATGGAAGCCTGCATGCACCCGTTCTTTGATGAGTTGAGAGATCCAAACACCTGTCTACCTAACGGCCGCCCTCTACCTCCCCTCTTCAACTTCAGATCTCAAG AGCTAAACAGTATACCTCCAGAAGTCGTCGAGCGCCTGGTTCCGGAGCACGCGAGAAGGCAGAACCTGTTCATGGCGCTCCGCACCTAG
- the LOC123068879 gene encoding shaggy-related protein kinase kappa isoform X8: MSNYTLIRYVEHLLIYTTVLASATVISNHRTFSSRESQISPTYAQDTTEHQNSYLVQLNILRPLICGPQAVSWQSCFLDSLFFLGKVELISWLRLSSHSALQVLGTPTREEIKCMNPNYTEFKFPQIKAHPWHKVFQKKLPPEAMDLVSRFLQYSPDLRCTAMEACMHPFFDELRDPNTCLPNGRPLPPLFNFRSQELNSIPPEVVERLVPEHARRQNLFMALRT; the protein is encoded by the exons ATGTCAAACTATACACTTATCAG ATATGTCGAGCACTTGCTTATATACACAACTGTGTTGGCATCTGCCACCGTGATATCAAACCACAGAACGTTCTC GTCAAGGGAGAGCCAAATATCTCCTACATATGCTCAAGATACTACCGAGCACCAGAACTCATATTTGGTGCAACTGAATATACTACGGCCATTGATTTGTGGTCCACAGGCTGTGTCATGGCAGAGCTGCTTCTTGGACAG CCTCTTTTTCCTGGGGAAAGTGGAGTTGATCAGCTGGTTGAGATTATCAAG TCATAGTGCCTTGCAGGTCTTGGgtactccaacaagggaagagatCAAGTGCATGAATCCAAACTACACGGAGTTCAAGTTCCCACAAATTAAGGCTCACCCATGGCACAAG GTTTTTCAGAAAAAGCTTCCACCTGAAGCAATGGACCTTGTCAGCAGGTTTCTCCAATACTCGCCAGATCTTCGGTGCACTGCT ATGGAAGCCTGCATGCACCCGTTCTTTGATGAGTTGAGAGATCCAAACACCTGTCTACCTAACGGCCGCCCTCTACCTCCCCTCTTCAACTTCAGATCTCAAG AGCTAAACAGTATACCTCCAGAAGTCGTCGAGCGCCTGGTTCCGGAGCACGCGAGAAGGCAGAACCTGTTCATGGCGCTCCGCACCTAG